The Amycolatopsis sp. DG1A-15b genome window below encodes:
- a CDS encoding cyclase, translating into MKALHFSRLAALTAAAVLPIALAAPASAATSVTFDCQADAPIVGPQKVALNQDADVTAPATVAPGGAFDVVIDPAPNTVPGEVSGNKVKNINTFALKIPIPANSSYVGADLTGGSGLGSTPPAISVANGVATLSFPGPIAGGATFELPTVTAHLTAGQSGTIQTKLGGTSYRDPGLTFKAVASTIIGDLTAPTACFPDPSPVFTTTTIG; encoded by the coding sequence ATGAAAGCTCTTCACTTCTCCCGGCTCGCCGCGCTGACCGCGGCCGCGGTGCTGCCGATCGCCCTCGCCGCTCCGGCGTCGGCGGCCACCAGCGTCACCTTCGACTGCCAGGCCGACGCCCCCATCGTCGGGCCGCAGAAGGTGGCGCTGAACCAGGACGCGGACGTCACCGCGCCCGCCACGGTCGCGCCCGGTGGTGCGTTCGACGTCGTCATCGATCCCGCGCCGAACACCGTGCCGGGCGAGGTGAGCGGGAACAAGGTCAAGAACATCAACACCTTCGCGCTCAAGATCCCGATCCCGGCCAACTCGTCGTACGTCGGCGCGGACCTGACGGGCGGCTCCGGCCTCGGCTCGACCCCGCCGGCCATCTCCGTCGCGAACGGCGTCGCCACGCTGAGCTTCCCCGGCCCGATCGCCGGGGGTGCCACGTTCGAACTGCCCACCGTCACCGCGCACCTGACCGCGGGCCAGTCGGGCACCATCCAGACGAAGCTGGGCGGGACCAGCTACCGCGACCCGGGCCTGACGTTCAAGGCGGTGGCGAGCACGATCATCGGCGACCTCACCGCACCGACGGCCTGCTTCCCCGACCCGAGCCCGGTCTTCACCACGACGACCATCGGCTGA
- a CDS encoding enoyl-CoA hydratase family protein, giving the protein MADELVHYDVVGGTATITLDSPHNRNALSAQLRRKLSGALAAAAADDAVRVIVLTHTGPVFCAGMDLKEARGAGVGDQGVNEFPKILDQLWTSPKPVVARLAGPARAGGIGMVAACDIAVAVPEATFAFSEVRIGVVPAIISLTVLPRLNPRAAHELFLTGDTFDARRAVEIGLLNSAVPADELDAEVARYVKALAAGGPKALAETKALLSRPRPATPSDGFDEMLGLSAKFFAGEEGQEGILAFAQKRKPNWVPQD; this is encoded by the coding sequence ATGGCTGACGAACTGGTGCACTACGACGTGGTGGGCGGCACCGCCACGATCACCCTGGACTCCCCGCACAACCGCAACGCGCTGTCGGCTCAGCTGCGCCGCAAGCTCTCGGGCGCGCTGGCCGCGGCGGCCGCGGACGACGCCGTGCGGGTGATCGTGCTGACCCACACCGGGCCGGTCTTCTGCGCGGGGATGGACCTCAAGGAGGCCCGCGGCGCCGGCGTGGGCGACCAGGGCGTGAACGAGTTCCCGAAGATCCTCGACCAGCTGTGGACCAGCCCGAAGCCGGTGGTCGCCCGCCTGGCCGGCCCCGCCCGCGCCGGCGGCATCGGCATGGTGGCGGCGTGCGACATCGCCGTGGCGGTACCGGAAGCGACGTTCGCCTTCTCCGAGGTCCGCATCGGCGTGGTCCCGGCGATCATCTCCCTGACGGTCCTGCCGCGCCTCAACCCCCGAGCGGCCCACGAGCTGTTCCTGACCGGCGACACGTTCGACGCGCGCCGCGCGGTCGAGATCGGCCTCCTGAACTCGGCGGTCCCGGCGGACGAACTGGACGCCGAGGTCGCGCGGTACGTCAAGGCACTGGCGGCGGGCGGCCCGAAGGCGCTGGCCGAGACGAAGGCGCTGCTGAGCCGTCCCCGCCCGGCCACCCCCTCGGACGGCTTCGACGAGATGCTCGGGCTGTCGGCGAAGTTCTTCGCCGGTGAGGAAGGCCAGGAGGGCATCCTGGCCTTCGCCCAGAAACGCAAGCCGAACTGGGTCCCGCAGGACTAA
- a CDS encoding MFS transporter: MRKWWPLTVVCAGSFLFLLDTTVVTVALPRIGADLSASVGQLQWVPDVYTLVLAVLMLATGSLADRFGLRRTFLAGLAVFGTASLACALAPDIGTLIAARGVQAVGGSALAVTGFALLTKTYEGRERGTAISVFFAVSGLGAAVGPLAGGVLTEYFGWGAVFFVNVPLALLTGLFAMRALPPDAPARRSRFDLAGAVWFAIFAASLVHGLTLGGSGRWTSPVTVGALAISVVAFTGFVVVERRRADPMLELGLFRDGGFTTLIACAAASTLTFAALVYVSLWLQAGPAPGPIEAGLALAPLAVASFLTSTLLGKVLHRFPPRVLLGAGVLLGAFGCGLQLGQQSVTGIALGLAVTGIGVGISGPAMGSAIAAAAPPGRAGMAAGIMTTTRQFGQTLGVAVLGIAYQAGGLTPVYVVAALAGGVTGLLALVPRKQARVPA, translated from the coding sequence ATGCGCAAGTGGTGGCCGTTGACCGTCGTCTGTGCGGGGTCGTTCCTGTTCCTGCTGGACACGACCGTCGTGACGGTGGCGCTGCCCCGGATCGGCGCCGATCTGTCGGCGTCGGTCGGGCAGCTGCAGTGGGTACCGGACGTCTACACGCTCGTTCTGGCGGTGCTCATGCTGGCGACGGGTTCGCTCGCCGACCGCTTCGGCCTGCGGCGGACGTTTCTCGCCGGGCTGGCCGTGTTCGGCACGGCGTCCCTGGCCTGCGCCCTGGCACCGGACATCGGGACGCTGATCGCGGCCCGCGGGGTGCAGGCCGTCGGTGGTTCGGCGTTGGCCGTGACCGGGTTCGCCCTCCTGACGAAAACGTACGAAGGACGTGAACGGGGCACCGCGATCAGCGTCTTCTTCGCGGTCAGCGGGCTCGGCGCGGCGGTGGGCCCGCTCGCCGGCGGCGTGCTGACCGAGTACTTCGGCTGGGGAGCGGTGTTCTTCGTCAACGTTCCGCTCGCGTTGCTGACCGGGCTGTTCGCGATGCGGGCGCTGCCGCCGGACGCTCCGGCTCGCCGCAGCCGGTTCGACCTGGCGGGTGCGGTGTGGTTCGCGATCTTCGCCGCGAGCCTGGTGCACGGGCTGACCCTGGGTGGTTCCGGACGCTGGACCTCGCCGGTCACCGTGGGGGCGTTGGCGATCTCGGTGGTCGCGTTCACCGGGTTCGTCGTGGTGGAACGGCGCCGGGCGGACCCGATGCTGGAACTGGGGTTGTTCCGCGACGGCGGGTTCACGACGTTGATCGCGTGTGCGGCGGCTTCGACGCTGACTTTCGCCGCGCTGGTCTACGTTTCGCTGTGGCTGCAGGCGGGGCCGGCACCGGGTCCGATCGAGGCCGGGCTCGCGCTGGCGCCGCTGGCGGTGGCGTCGTTCCTGACTTCGACCCTGCTCGGGAAGGTCCTGCACCGGTTCCCGCCGCGGGTGCTGCTGGGCGCGGGTGTGCTGCTGGGGGCCTTCGGTTGCGGGCTGCAGCTGGGACAGCAGTCGGTGACCGGCATCGCGCTGGGGCTCGCGGTGACCGGGATCGGTGTCGGGATTTCGGGGCCCGCCATGGGATCCGCGATCGCGGCGGCGGCACCGCCGGGGCGAGCGGGGATGGCGGCGGGGATCATGACGACGACCCGGCAGTTCGGGCAGACACTCGGGGTCGCCGTGCTCGGGATCGCTTACCAGGCCGGAGGTTTGACGCCGGTGTACGTCGTCGCCGCGCTGGCCGGTGGGGTGACGGGCCTGCTCGCGCTGGTTCCGCGCAAGCAGGCCCGCGTCCCGGCTTAG
- a CDS encoding Lrp/AsnC family transcriptional regulator, with protein METVTLDDVDRGLLHALQIDGRVPMRALGPVLGVSENTVARRYQRLRTAGVLKITGAVSGGEAGYTTWTLRLRTTPDAGAAVAAALADRPDVSWVHLLSGGTEISCTVHAPDTAGRDDLLLHKLPRANRVTAVSAHELLHTFALPDGWSGLHCLSPGQIERLRPPEPSGPGLPPAPEDQPLLDALAHDGRASYTALAAATGWSDSAVRRRMDLLRRHGTLTYHLDVSPARLGFRSETRLWLTVSPAHLAEAGAALASHPETSFAVATTGTTNLTAMVNCRDGRDLYRYLTDRVAGIRGVQTLESAPVIRTVKRAGTPLRRPAARP; from the coding sequence ATGGAAACCGTCACGCTCGACGACGTCGACCGGGGCCTGCTCCACGCCCTGCAGATCGATGGCCGCGTGCCGATGCGCGCGCTCGGCCCGGTGCTCGGCGTCTCGGAGAACACCGTCGCCCGGCGCTACCAGCGGCTCCGGACCGCCGGCGTCCTCAAGATCACCGGCGCGGTCAGCGGCGGCGAAGCCGGCTACACGACGTGGACCCTCCGCCTGCGCACGACCCCCGACGCCGGAGCCGCCGTCGCGGCCGCGCTCGCCGACCGGCCCGACGTGTCGTGGGTGCACCTGCTCTCCGGCGGCACCGAGATCTCCTGCACCGTCCACGCCCCGGACACGGCGGGGCGCGACGACCTCCTGCTGCACAAGCTGCCGCGCGCCAACCGGGTGACCGCCGTCTCCGCGCACGAACTGCTGCACACGTTCGCGCTCCCGGACGGCTGGAGCGGACTGCACTGCCTGTCCCCCGGGCAGATCGAGCGCCTGCGCCCGCCGGAGCCCAGCGGCCCCGGTCTCCCGCCGGCTCCCGAGGACCAGCCGCTCCTCGACGCGCTGGCCCACGACGGCCGGGCGAGCTACACCGCGCTGGCCGCGGCCACGGGCTGGTCCGACTCGGCCGTGCGGCGCCGGATGGACCTGCTGCGGCGGCACGGCACGCTGACCTACCACCTCGACGTGTCCCCGGCCCGGCTCGGGTTCCGGTCCGAGACGCGGTTGTGGCTGACCGTCTCCCCCGCGCACCTCGCCGAGGCGGGCGCGGCGCTGGCGAGCCACCCCGAGACGTCGTTCGCCGTCGCCACCACCGGCACGACGAACCTCACGGCCATGGTGAACTGCCGCGACGGCCGCGACCTCTACCGCTACCTCACCGACCGCGTTGCCGGGATCCGCGGCGTGCAGACCCTGGAAAGCGCGCCGGTGATCCGCACGGTCAAACGCGCGGGGACGCCGCTCAGGCGTCCGGCAGCACGACCGTGA
- a CDS encoding barstar family protein produces the protein MSADEQAKAAAEEAFARGAYPHLVNSRPTVDKAGTLTAFAEALSFPDHFGHNLDALYDCLTDLSWLPPGEHVLIWPGSDALRKAEPKTYLAIRSVLSDAQRALGPSGRSAGSWRLTVVLPDA, from the coding sequence ATGAGCGCCGACGAGCAGGCGAAGGCCGCCGCGGAAGAGGCGTTCGCCCGGGGCGCGTACCCGCACCTGGTGAACTCGCGGCCGACCGTCGACAAGGCCGGCACGCTGACCGCCTTCGCCGAAGCACTGTCCTTTCCGGACCACTTCGGGCACAACCTCGACGCGCTCTACGACTGCCTGACCGACCTGTCGTGGCTGCCACCGGGGGAGCACGTGCTGATCTGGCCGGGCTCGGACGCGTTGCGCAAGGCCGAACCCAAGACGTACCTGGCCATCCGCAGCGTGCTTTCGGACGCCCAGCGCGCACTCGGCCCGAGCGGCCGCAGCGCCGGTTCGTGGCGGCTCACGGTCGTGCTGCCGGACGCCTGA
- a CDS encoding ribonuclease domain-containing protein yields the protein MFNRRRITAALIGLLVLVLGGWLVKDNLGDSSPSPAPSTSASGSAKSSTPAKGGAAVPGADSGLPVKALSTLPPQASDTWKLIEAGGPYPYPRNDDVVFENREKRLPGKKSGYYHEYTVKTPGSADRGARRLITGQAHELYYTGDHYASFVVVDPAR from the coding sequence ATGTTCAACCGAAGGCGGATCACCGCCGCGCTGATCGGGCTCCTCGTGCTGGTGCTGGGGGGCTGGCTGGTCAAGGACAACCTCGGCGACAGCTCGCCGTCGCCCGCGCCGAGTACGTCGGCGAGCGGGTCCGCGAAGAGCAGCACGCCGGCCAAGGGCGGCGCCGCTGTGCCGGGCGCGGACTCCGGGCTGCCGGTGAAGGCGCTTTCCACGCTGCCGCCGCAGGCGTCGGACACGTGGAAGCTGATCGAGGCCGGCGGCCCCTACCCCTACCCGCGCAACGACGACGTCGTGTTCGAGAACCGTGAGAAGCGCTTGCCTGGTAAGAAATCCGGTTACTACCACGAATACACGGTGAAGACCCCGGGCAGTGCCGACCGCGGCGCCCGGCGGCTGATCACCGGGCAGGCGCACGAGCTGTACTACACCGGCGACCACTACGCGTCGTTCGTGGTCGTGGACCCGGCCCGATGA
- a CDS encoding zinc-binding dehydrogenase has translation MFAVYAQEPNADSPLDSLVVGERPEPEVPDGWVRVRVKAASLNMHDLWTLRGVGIKPEQFPMILGCDGAGTLDDGSEVVIHSVINAPGWQGDDTLDPKRTLLTEKHQGTFADQVVVPARNVVPKPAALSFAEAATMGTAWLTAYRMLFVKSGLRPGQTMLVQGASGGVSTALVQLGRAAGFRVWVTGRTEEKRALATSLGAHQAFESGARLPERVDAVFETVGKATWSHSVKSLKPGGIIVVSGSTSGPDAHAELQRVFFLQLRVAGSTMGTRDELADLLAYLDLTGVRPQIGAELSFAEAPKGFQAMLDGDTAGKIVFTR, from the coding sequence ATGTTCGCCGTGTACGCGCAGGAACCCAACGCCGACAGCCCGCTCGACTCGCTCGTCGTCGGCGAGCGCCCCGAACCCGAAGTACCGGACGGCTGGGTCCGCGTGCGCGTCAAGGCGGCCAGCCTCAACATGCACGACCTCTGGACCCTGCGCGGGGTGGGGATCAAGCCGGAGCAGTTCCCGATGATCCTCGGCTGCGACGGCGCGGGCACCCTGGACGACGGCTCCGAGGTCGTCATCCACTCGGTGATCAACGCGCCGGGCTGGCAGGGCGACGACACCCTCGACCCGAAGCGCACGCTGCTCACCGAGAAGCACCAGGGCACCTTCGCCGACCAGGTCGTCGTGCCCGCCCGCAACGTCGTCCCGAAGCCCGCGGCGCTCAGCTTCGCCGAAGCCGCCACCATGGGCACGGCCTGGCTCACCGCCTACCGGATGCTCTTCGTGAAGTCCGGGCTGCGGCCCGGGCAAACGATGCTCGTGCAGGGCGCCTCCGGCGGCGTTTCGACGGCGCTGGTCCAGCTCGGCCGCGCGGCCGGGTTCCGGGTCTGGGTCACCGGCCGCACCGAGGAGAAGCGCGCCCTCGCCACCAGCCTCGGCGCACACCAGGCGTTCGAGTCCGGCGCGCGGCTGCCCGAGCGCGTCGACGCCGTGTTCGAGACCGTCGGCAAGGCGACCTGGTCACACTCGGTCAAATCACTCAAACCGGGCGGGATCATCGTGGTCTCGGGCTCCACCAGCGGCCCGGACGCGCACGCGGAGCTGCAGCGCGTCTTCTTCCTCCAGCTGCGCGTCGCCGGCTCGACCATGGGCACCCGCGACGAGCTCGCGGACCTGCTCGCCTACCTCGACCTGACCGGCGTCCGGCCGCAGATCGGCGCGGAACTTTCTTTTGCCGAGGCACCCAAGGGCTTCCAGGCGATGCTCGACGGGGACACCGCCGGCAAGATCGTCTTCACCCGCTAG
- a CDS encoding alpha/beta hydrolase has product MTATKRPAPAVPGGRPSDEDPIRVSFRRYAGVRTRVLEVGDTGPEPEVPRRSLRRRAAAPHVRPTAPRLVLLHGYCDSADTWRPALKQLAAAGIPAVAVDLPGFGDAQPLRPGPMLPQLDAFTTAVVREQAVLGSVVLAGNSLGGTMSLRAAQNSRLPISGVVSIAAPGFVDSWLIRTVARYPLPLRLYSSLPVPVPGFLVRKVAEQLVPRLLYADSGAADATQVQRFTALFPDYRATKSRLEEARQLVAELADAYRLDSVEVPLLVVACGKDKLVTAASGRQLHTLVPHSRLLVREDWGHCPQLDDPVEVAELLTYFAASAVRTTQAKRAAASAPKAVSEDTAAG; this is encoded by the coding sequence ATGACCGCGACGAAGCGGCCCGCGCCGGCTGTTCCGGGCGGCCGGCCCAGTGACGAGGACCCGATCCGGGTCTCCTTCCGGCGCTACGCCGGCGTCCGCACCCGTGTGCTCGAGGTCGGCGACACCGGCCCCGAGCCGGAGGTACCGCGCCGCTCGCTGCGCCGCCGGGCCGCCGCGCCGCACGTGCGGCCCACCGCACCACGCCTGGTGCTCCTGCACGGCTACTGCGACAGCGCCGACACCTGGCGCCCCGCCCTGAAGCAGCTCGCGGCCGCCGGGATCCCGGCGGTCGCGGTCGACCTGCCCGGATTCGGCGACGCCCAGCCGCTGCGGCCGGGCCCGATGCTGCCGCAGCTCGACGCGTTCACCACCGCCGTCGTCCGCGAACAGGCCGTGCTCGGCTCGGTCGTGCTGGCCGGGAACTCCCTCGGCGGCACCATGAGCCTGCGTGCCGCCCAGAACAGCCGCCTGCCGATCTCGGGCGTCGTGTCCATCGCCGCGCCGGGGTTCGTGGACTCGTGGCTGATCCGCACGGTGGCGCGCTACCCGCTGCCGCTGCGGCTGTACTCGTCCCTGCCCGTTCCGGTGCCGGGGTTCCTGGTGCGCAAGGTCGCCGAGCAGCTCGTCCCGCGGCTGCTGTACGCCGACTCGGGCGCGGCTGACGCGACCCAGGTGCAGCGCTTCACCGCGCTCTTCCCGGACTACCGCGCGACCAAGAGCCGGCTGGAAGAGGCCCGGCAGCTCGTCGCCGAGCTCGCCGACGCCTACCGCCTCGACTCGGTCGAGGTCCCGCTGCTGGTCGTCGCGTGCGGCAAGGACAAGCTCGTCACCGCCGCGTCCGGGCGGCAGCTGCACACGCTGGTGCCGCACAGCAGGCTGCTGGTCCGCGAGGACTGGGGGCACTGCCCGCAGCTGGACGACCCGGTGGAGGTCGCGGAGCTGCTCACCTACTTCGCGGCGAGCGCGGTCCGGACCACTCAGGCGAAGCGGGCGGCCGCGTCGGCGCCGAAGGCCGTCAGCGAGGACACCGCGGCGGGCTGA